The Columba livia isolate bColLiv1 breed racing homer chromosome 18, bColLiv1.pat.W.v2, whole genome shotgun sequence genome includes a region encoding these proteins:
- the SOCS3 gene encoding suppressor of cytokine signaling 3, whose translation MVTHSKFPATGMSHPLDTSLRLKTFSSKSEYQLVVNTVRKLQESGFYWSTVTGGEANLLLSTEPAGTFLIRDSSDQRHFFTLSVKTESGTKNLRIQCEGGSFSLQSDPRSSQPMPRFDCVLKLVHHYMPPAPCTVPEQPGGDLHPKRTYYIYSGGEKIPLVLSRPLSSSVSTLQHLCRKTVNGHLDSYEKMTQLPAPIKEFLDQYDAPL comes from the coding sequence ATGGTCACCCACAGCAAGTTCCCCGCCACCGGGATGAGCCACCCCCTCGACACCAGCCTGCGCCTCAAGACGTTCAGCTCCAAGAGCGAGTACCAGCTGGTGGTGAACACGGTGCGCAAGCTGCAGGAGAGCGGCTTCTACTGGAGCACGGTGACGGGCGGCGAGGCCAACCTGCTGCTGAGCACAGAGCCGGCCGGCACCTTCCTCATCAGGGACAGCTCGGACCAGCGGCACTTCTTCACCCTCAGTGTCAAGACGGAGTCGGGCACCAAGAACCTGCGCATCCAGTGCGAGGGCggcagcttctccctgcagagCGACCCTCGCAGCAGCCAGCCCATGCCCCGCTTCGACTGCGTGCTCAAGCTGGTACATCACTACATGCCGCCTGCGCCGTGTACTGTCCCCGAGCAGCCGGGGGGAGACCTGCACCCCAAACGCACCTACTACATCTACTCGGGAGGTGAGAAGATCCCCCTGGTGCTGAGCCGCCCACTGTCCTCCAGTGTCTCCACCCTGCAGCACCTCTGCCGCAAGACTGTCAACGGGCACCTGGACTCCTACGAGAAGATGACTCAGCTGCCAGCTCCCATCAAGGAGTTCCTGGACCAGTACGACGCCCCCCTCTAA